The proteins below come from a single Biomphalaria glabrata chromosome 10, xgBioGlab47.1, whole genome shotgun sequence genomic window:
- the LOC106072702 gene encoding protein TSSC4-like isoform X1, with amino-acid sequence MKPNLDKFLQSAPSLVPLEHGMSCQKRPGKSLINLHDLIDTQNAINMMLNSEGKESGDNNFSIQTGTDSFVSRSNDVFASLGVLEEKHSAFLKAKILGKDDPDLMKDDPEDEDTCTAAEKERLNREQRLKLGLTRDSDFEPRSHSRSPNRDSKKKSDNGEQYREGCLFKRPGRPPRQPYVPDFKRHPERYTCYTLSDVSESQMSEKSNQGAAFAFLEEQRLLREKRERESLGLTEEAEKFDSSDAACSQGKITFSNPRSRKQPASEQMMSCKDSLAPATGVSVDIDAERDANLSTEVKTDKKMEVEEKTFKTRKNVRRQIRKGDNDDHSD; translated from the exons atgaaacCAAATctggacaaatttttacaaagtgCTCCTTCCCTAGttccattagagcatggaatgagttgtcAGAAAAGGCCAGGAAAGTCACTGATTAACTTGCATGACCTGATTGACACACAAAATGC GATAAACATGATGTTAAACAGTGAAGGAAAAGAAAGTGGAGACAATAACTTCAGCATTCAAACTGGTACTGATTCATTTGTCTCTCGAAGTAATGATGTTTTTGCCAGTCTTGGAGTTCTGGAAGAAAAGCATTCAGCATTTTTGAAAGCAAAAATCTTGGGCAAAGATGACCCTGACCTGATGAAAGATGACCCAGAAGATGAAGATACATGTACTGCTGCTGAAAAAGAGAGGCTAAATCGAGAACAGAGGTTGAAATTGGGTCTAACAAGAGATTCCGATTTTGAGCCTCGTTCCCACAGCAGGTCTCCGAACAGAGATTCCAAAAAGAAGAGTGATAATGGTGAGCAGTATAGAGAAGGTTGTCTGTTTAAACGTCCAGGCAGGCCACCTCGCCAACCATATGTTCCAGATTTCAAAAGGCATCCTGAGAGGTACACTTGCTATACACTAAGTGATGTATCTGAGAGTCAGATGTCTGAGAAATCCAACCAGGGTGCAGCTTTTGCTTTTCTAGAGGAGCAGCGATTGCTCAGAgaaaaaagggaaagagaatCACTTGGCCTAACAGAAGAGGCTGAGAAATTTGATAGCAGTGATGCTGCCTGCTCACAGGGTAAAATAACCTTTTCTAATCCAAGGTCCAGAAAGCAGCCTGCAAGTGAGCAAATGATGTCCTGTAAAGACAGTTTAGCACCCGCTACTGGTGTGTCTGTTGATATAGATGCAGAGAGGGATGCCAATCTCTCAACTGAAGTAAAGACAGACAAGAAAATGGAAGTTGAAGAAAAAACTTTCAAGACCAGAAAAAATGTTAGAAGGCAGATAAGGAAGGGAGACAATGATGATCATTCTgactga
- the LOC106072702 gene encoding protein TSSC4-like isoform X2: MYLILRFCIRDYKINMMLNSEGKESGDNNFSIQTGTDSFVSRSNDVFASLGVLEEKHSAFLKAKILGKDDPDLMKDDPEDEDTCTAAEKERLNREQRLKLGLTRDSDFEPRSHSRSPNRDSKKKSDNGEQYREGCLFKRPGRPPRQPYVPDFKRHPERYTCYTLSDVSESQMSEKSNQGAAFAFLEEQRLLREKRERESLGLTEEAEKFDSSDAACSQGKITFSNPRSRKQPASEQMMSCKDSLAPATGVSVDIDAERDANLSTEVKTDKKMEVEEKTFKTRKNVRRQIRKGDNDDHSD, from the exons ATGTATCTCATTCTCAGATTCTGTATAAGAGACTATAa GATAAACATGATGTTAAACAGTGAAGGAAAAGAAAGTGGAGACAATAACTTCAGCATTCAAACTGGTACTGATTCATTTGTCTCTCGAAGTAATGATGTTTTTGCCAGTCTTGGAGTTCTGGAAGAAAAGCATTCAGCATTTTTGAAAGCAAAAATCTTGGGCAAAGATGACCCTGACCTGATGAAAGATGACCCAGAAGATGAAGATACATGTACTGCTGCTGAAAAAGAGAGGCTAAATCGAGAACAGAGGTTGAAATTGGGTCTAACAAGAGATTCCGATTTTGAGCCTCGTTCCCACAGCAGGTCTCCGAACAGAGATTCCAAAAAGAAGAGTGATAATGGTGAGCAGTATAGAGAAGGTTGTCTGTTTAAACGTCCAGGCAGGCCACCTCGCCAACCATATGTTCCAGATTTCAAAAGGCATCCTGAGAGGTACACTTGCTATACACTAAGTGATGTATCTGAGAGTCAGATGTCTGAGAAATCCAACCAGGGTGCAGCTTTTGCTTTTCTAGAGGAGCAGCGATTGCTCAGAgaaaaaagggaaagagaatCACTTGGCCTAACAGAAGAGGCTGAGAAATTTGATAGCAGTGATGCTGCCTGCTCACAGGGTAAAATAACCTTTTCTAATCCAAGGTCCAGAAAGCAGCCTGCAAGTGAGCAAATGATGTCCTGTAAAGACAGTTTAGCACCCGCTACTGGTGTGTCTGTTGATATAGATGCAGAGAGGGATGCCAATCTCTCAACTGAAGTAAAGACAGACAAGAAAATGGAAGTTGAAGAAAAAACTTTCAAGACCAGAAAAAATGTTAGAAGGCAGATAAGGAAGGGAGACAATGATGATCATTCTgactga
- the LOC106072702 gene encoding protein TSSC4-like isoform X3 translates to MMLNSEGKESGDNNFSIQTGTDSFVSRSNDVFASLGVLEEKHSAFLKAKILGKDDPDLMKDDPEDEDTCTAAEKERLNREQRLKLGLTRDSDFEPRSHSRSPNRDSKKKSDNGEQYREGCLFKRPGRPPRQPYVPDFKRHPERYTCYTLSDVSESQMSEKSNQGAAFAFLEEQRLLREKRERESLGLTEEAEKFDSSDAACSQGKITFSNPRSRKQPASEQMMSCKDSLAPATGVSVDIDAERDANLSTEVKTDKKMEVEEKTFKTRKNVRRQIRKGDNDDHSD, encoded by the coding sequence ATGATGTTAAACAGTGAAGGAAAAGAAAGTGGAGACAATAACTTCAGCATTCAAACTGGTACTGATTCATTTGTCTCTCGAAGTAATGATGTTTTTGCCAGTCTTGGAGTTCTGGAAGAAAAGCATTCAGCATTTTTGAAAGCAAAAATCTTGGGCAAAGATGACCCTGACCTGATGAAAGATGACCCAGAAGATGAAGATACATGTACTGCTGCTGAAAAAGAGAGGCTAAATCGAGAACAGAGGTTGAAATTGGGTCTAACAAGAGATTCCGATTTTGAGCCTCGTTCCCACAGCAGGTCTCCGAACAGAGATTCCAAAAAGAAGAGTGATAATGGTGAGCAGTATAGAGAAGGTTGTCTGTTTAAACGTCCAGGCAGGCCACCTCGCCAACCATATGTTCCAGATTTCAAAAGGCATCCTGAGAGGTACACTTGCTATACACTAAGTGATGTATCTGAGAGTCAGATGTCTGAGAAATCCAACCAGGGTGCAGCTTTTGCTTTTCTAGAGGAGCAGCGATTGCTCAGAgaaaaaagggaaagagaatCACTTGGCCTAACAGAAGAGGCTGAGAAATTTGATAGCAGTGATGCTGCCTGCTCACAGGGTAAAATAACCTTTTCTAATCCAAGGTCCAGAAAGCAGCCTGCAAGTGAGCAAATGATGTCCTGTAAAGACAGTTTAGCACCCGCTACTGGTGTGTCTGTTGATATAGATGCAGAGAGGGATGCCAATCTCTCAACTGAAGTAAAGACAGACAAGAAAATGGAAGTTGAAGAAAAAACTTTCAAGACCAGAAAAAATGTTAGAAGGCAGATAAGGAAGGGAGACAATGATGATCATTCTgactga
- the LOC106072701 gene encoding RNA cytidine acetyltransferase-like, which translates to MVRKKVDNRIRIMIENGVASHQRSMFVIVGDHGKDQVVILHHMLSKAELKARPSVLWCYKKELGFSSHPKKRMKEIQKKIKCGKLSVNEDDPFDLFVSSTNIRYCYYAETHKILGNTYGMCVLQDFEALTPNLLARTIETVEGGGLIVILLRTMSSLKQLFTMTMDVHARFRTEAHQDVAGRFNERFLLSLSSCKNCVVIDDKLHLIPISTHALSLEALPAKSLDEVSSQEIELSELKKSVQEMDVTTGKIIKLCKTLDQGHGFLKFVDAIVEKTLRSTVVMTAARGRGKSAALGMAISAAVAFGYSNIFVTAPSPENLKTLFEFIFKGFDALNYQEHIDYEIIQSTNPDFNKAVVRVNIYRDHRQTIQYIHPADSHKLGQAELVCIDEAAAIPLPLVKNLLGPYLVFMSSTVNGYEGTGRSLSLKLIQQLRQQCTTYGGSVKEARLAAEMAKKGSEAVGTGRVLHEIELKESIRYSNGDPVEAWLNRLLCLDASVIPRSLSGCPLPASCQLYYVNRDTLFSYHPVSEKFLHRIMALYVSSHYKNSPNDLQVLSDAPAHHIFVLLGPVQPVKGELPEVLCVLQLCLEGEISKASLASTVPKEKRASDVIPWTISQEYQDSDFPGLSGARIVRIATHPDYQRMGYGSVALDQLQKYFEGQFLSLKELTDEVETQESDQNGEESMITEVDDQEIDLLSEQIQPRKNLPPLLLKLTDRPPERLHYLGVSYGLTSDLFRFWKKSAFTPVYLRHSPNELTGEHSCIMLKTLHTTEEDKQTWLHAFWKDFQKRFVKLLSCEFRAFSSAMALEILENEKFKSEKNGPLSKSQLLQYLSTYDIKRLDLYSQNLADYHLVGDLLPDLAKLYYTDHINVSLISAQSLILLALGLQRKTVEETEKELKDLLPNQILAQVNKIICKFIKYFNDILEKEAESSIGEKKDIVMDPLRQSMQEELALAGKEFKQQHKKDVASIIGADLSRYAIKGSESDWTDALKSTGKSVISVKSHLVQKRKLEEMTDKNNKSGKKNKKKIKNKKSL; encoded by the exons ATGGTGAGGAAAAAGGTTGATAATCGAATTCGCATTATGATTGAGAATGGTGTTGCTTCTCATCAACGTTCTATGTTTGTAATAGTTGGAGACCATGGTAAAGACCAG GTAGTGATACTGCACCACATGTTGAGTAAAGCTGAGCTGAAAGCTAGACCTTCAGTACTCTGGTGCTACAAGAAGGAACTGGGATTTAGCAG TCATCCCaagaagagaatgaaagagataCAGAAGAAAATCAAATGTGGTAAACTGAGTGTCAATGAAGATGACCCGTTTGATTTATTTGTCTCCTCCACAAATATCCGCTACTGCTACTATGCTGAAACGCACAAAATTTTAGGCAACACGTATGGCATGTGTGTACTACAG GATTTTGAAGCACTGACACCTAATTTATTGGCAAGGACAATTGAAACAGTGGAAGGAGGTGGCCTCATTGTGATTCTCCTTCGTACCATGTCTTCATTAAAGCAGTTGTTCACAATGACCATG GATGTTCATGCCAGGTTTCGAACAGAAGCCCATCAAGATGTTGCTGGTAGATTTAATGAAAG GTTCCTCTTGTCTTTGTCATCTTGTAAGAATTGTGTTGTGATAGATGACAAGCTACATCTCATACCAATATCTACACATGCTCTCAGTCTAGAGGCACTCCcagctaaatcattg GATGAAGTAAGTTCCCAAGAAATAGAGTTGTCAGAACTCAAGAAATCTGTCCAGGAGATGGATGTCACAACAGGGAAAATCATTAAACTTTGTAAAACATTAGACCAG GGTCATGGCTTTCTCAAGTTTGTTGATGCTATAGTTGAAAAAACTCTGCGTAGCACAGTTGTAATGACAGCTGCTCGTGGTCGAGGAAAATCTGCAGCATTAGGAATGGCTATTTCAGCTGCTGTTGCATTTGG gtATTCCAATATATTTGTGACAGCCCCAAGCCCAGAAAATCTCAAAACTTTAtttgaatttatatttaaagGCTTTGATGCTTTAAACTATCAG GAGCACATTGATTATGAGATCATCCAGTCAACTAACCCTGACTTCAATAAAGCCGTTGTTAGAGTTAACATCTATAGAGATCACAGACAAACAATTCAG TATATCCACCCTGCTGACTCCCATAAACTTGGACAGGCTGAGTTAGTTTGTATTGATGAAGCTGCTGCCATTCCATTACCATTGGTGAAAAATTTGTTAGGACCATACCTAGTCTTTATGTCATCCACTGTCAATGG ATATGAAGGAACAGGTAGATCCCTGTCTTTGAAACTTATTCAACAGCTCAGGCAACAGTGCACTACCTACGGGGGTAGTGTGAAAGAGGCCAGATTGGCTGCTGAAATGGCTAAGAAAGGAAGTGAGGCTGTGGGTACAG GTAGGGTCCTGCATGAGATAGAGTTAAAGGAATCCATACGATATTCCAACGGAGATCCTGTGGAGGCATGGTTAAACAGACTTTTGTGCCTGGATGCCAGCGTGATACCCAGGTCATTGTCAGGCTGTCCCCTCCCTGCATCCTGTCAGTTGTACTATGTCAATAGGGATACACTTTTCTCCTATCACCCTGTGTCTGAGAAATTCTTACATAGGATCATGGCCCTCTATGTTTCATCCCATTATAAG AATTCTCCCAATGACCTGCAAGTACTCTCTGATGCTCCAGCTCatcacatatttgttttattaggtCCAGTCCAGCCTGTCAAAGGGGAACTACCTGAAGTATTGTGTGTCTTGCAG CTGTGTCTAGAAGGGGAAATCTCTAAAGCATCTCTAGCCAGTACTGTACCAAAAGAGAAAAGAGCATCAGATGTTATTCCTTGGACAATATCTCAAGAG TATCAGGATAGTGATTTCCCAGGGCTTTCTGGAGCTAGAATAGTCAGGATAGCAACACACCCAGACTATCAGAGA ATGGGTTATGGTTCAGTGGCTTTGGACCAGCTTCAGAAATACTTTGAGGGTCAGTTTTTAAGTTTGAAAGAATTAACTGATGAAGTGGAAACCCAAGAAAGTGATCAGAATGGAGAAGAAAGTATGATTACAGAGGTTGATGACCAG gAAATAGATCTTCTCAGTGAACAGATCCAGCCCAGGAAGAATTTACCTCCCCTTTTATTGAAGCTAACTGATAGGCCTCCAGAAAGATTGCACTATCTTGGTGTTTCATACGGCTTGACCTCTGATCTGTTCAG GTTTTGGAAGAAGTCTGCCTTTACTCCAGTATATCTCAGACACAGTCCT AATGAACTCACAGGAGAACATTCTTGTATAATGTTGAAAACACTGCACACCACAGAGGAAGACAAACAGACATGGTTGCATGCTTTTTGGAAAG ATTTTCAAAAGAGGTTTGTGAAACTATTGTCTTGTGAATTTCGTGCATTTAGCTCAGCCATGGCTCTAGAGATTCTGGAAAATGAAAAATTCAAATCTGAAAAAAATG GTCCTTTGAGTAAATCCCAATTGTTGCAATATCTCTCCACCTATGACATCAAAAGGCTGGATCTGTATTCCCAAAACTTGGCGGACTATCACCTAGTGGGAGACCTCTTGCCTGACCTGGCCAAGCTCTATTATACTGACCACATCAACGTTTCTTTAATTTCTGCTCAGAGT TTAATACTACTGGCTCTAGGGCTCCAACGTAAAACTGTggaagaaacagaaaaagaacTTAAAGATTTGCTGCCTAATCAAATTTTAGCCCAAGTTAATAAAATTATCTGCAAGTTCATTAAG tatttcaaTGACATTTTGGAAAAAGAAGCTGAGTCTAGTATAGGAGAGAAGAAGGACATTGTGATGGATCCATTGAGACAGTCTATGCAGGAAGAGTTG GCGTTAGCTGGCAAAGAGtttaaacaacaacataagAAAGATGTGGCCAGCATCATAGGGGCTGACCTCTCCCGTTATGCTATTAAAGGATCTGAATCTGACTGGACAGATGCCTTGAAAAGTACTGGCAAGTCAGTGATCAGTGTTAAAAG CCATCTTGTACAGAAAAGAAAACTGGAAGAAATGACAGACAAAAATAACAAGTCTGggaaaaagaacaagaaaaaaattaaaaacaagaaatctTTGTGA